The Gemmatimonas phototrophica region GCGCGCGGGCGCCATCAAGTATGGCCAGGCGCAGCTGGATATCTCCGACGAGATCGATGTGCGCCTCGATCGCGAGCGCTACGACGCCGACCGTCGCAAGGATCTGCGGCTCACTGCCGACCAGGGCATTGATGCCGTCATGAAGAACGCACAGCTCGATGCGCTGCTCTTTCCCGGCGTGAGCAGTGCAAACATTGCAGCGCGTCCCGGCTACCCGAGCATCACGGTGCCGTACGCGCTATTGCCCGTGACCGCGCCGGCGTCGCAGCCGTTCCCGGCGGGCTTTGATCCCAAGCCGGCGCCATTTGGTATTTCGTTCACGGCCGGGGCGTGCGCTGAGCCCAAGCTCATTGCCCTCGCTTACGCCTTTGAGCAGGCCACGAAGAAGCGGCAGGCTCCGGCCGGGTTCCCGTGAAAGGGTGACCATGAACGACCGCCAGCGACCAGCGGGCAATTAACGGCTGGCCGGCGTGCTCGTCCAACATGATGTCGGTGCTGGCCTCACAGGAGCGGCACCGGGTACCATTGAGAAGAACCTCTTTCAGGAGTACTCCATGCGACATCTCACACGGACGTCGGCCTTGGTTGCCGCCATGGTGTTGACCGCGGCCACGGCCCAGGCGCAGGGGGCTGCCGGAGCCGCCGGTCGAGCGGCCGGACAGGAGCGGCGCGCCGCCGCGCAGGAACGTCGCGCCGACGCGCGCGAAAACCTCGGGCAGAAGCTCAAGGACATGACCCCCGAGGAGCGCAAAGCAGCGCTCGCGCAGGCCAAGGAACGCCGTGAGGAACGGCGCGAAGAGCGCCTTGAAAACGCCACGCCGGAGCAGCGTGCGTGGGCCCAGGCAATGGCCGCCGAGGGCAAGCGCATTCAGGAAGGCGTCAAGGCCGGGACCCTCACACGGGAGACCGCCGCCGCGCAGCTCAAGGCGTGGCGTGAAGCGAATCCGCGTCCCAAGGGGAACGGCGGCTTCTGATCGCTCGGCTTGTAACCTTCTCGCTGGCGCTGCCGGCCTTGATGGCCTGCGCGTGGACCAAGGTTCACGCGCAGGCCGCCGGTGATTCCGTTCGCACCGCTCCACCACGCTCCGCACCAGGTGCGATAGACCGTGGATTGGCCACACGCACTCGGCAAACGCTTACCGTCTCCGGCACCGAACGCCGGTATCGCATAGGCGCGGTTGATGTGCAGGAACGCGCCGCGCCGATGACGTGGCGGCTGGTATCGCCGCGAGTCGCGGCCCGCGTGAGTGGCATACCCGTATCACTCGATGCGGCGGACGCACAGGTGCAAGGCGTAACGCCTATTCGCGCCCGCCTTGATTTCATACTCCGTGCCGGGGACACCCTTAGCGTGTACGGGCGCCGAGGCAGCACGCCGCGCACGCTCAACAGCGTCGAGGCCAGTGCACTGGGGGCTGCCGGCACGTCTGTGCTTGATCTCTCCAGCCTGTCGATGGGCCTTGCTTCGCAGGTCGGAGTGCGCGGCAAGTGGTCGTTGCCTGTTGGCAGCGTGGTACTCGGCGTGAGTGCGGCTGCTGAGCGTGACTTGCCGCCTCCCGCCACCGGTGTGGTGTTCTGGCAGGGAACCACAGTGCGTGGTGGTGCGAGCGTGACAGGGCTTGTGGGCGAGCAGACGCTCACCGTAAGCGCTGATATCAGCAGCAGCCAGGCCGACTCTTTAGGCGGCCGCAACCAGTTTCCGGGCGGCGGCGCATTCACACTGGGCGCGTCCAGCAGCGGTGCGGTCAACGAGGCGGGGACCGTCTGGTTTTCCGGTGACGTGTTTTACGTGCGCCCCTTTGGCAACGACCGCAACGATCAACCCACGCGTCTCATTCCGCAGGGAAGCTTTGGCGGCGTGAGCGGCCTGCTGTTGCTGGAGAGCGGCACGTTGACGTGGACGCCTACCGTGTCGCTGTTGCGCGAGTCGAGTGCGGCGTCGGTGACCACCGTGCAGCAGGGCACCCTGCCCTCGCGCACTTCGCTGCGGGGCAGCGCGTGGAGTGTGGCGGCCGGGCTGAGTGTGGATCTGCCGCTGGGGGCCTCAGTAACCGTCTCCCCCGAAGTGGGGGCGGTGAGCGGTACGGTGAGTTCATCGCTGGCGCAAACCAACGGCCGAATTGTTGGACGACGCGGACGCGTGGTGAACGTGACCAACACCAGTGCGTTTAATGACGCGGTGCGCGGCTGGTGGGGTGGGCTGTCGCTCAGCGTGCGCTACTGACCAGTATCGCTTCCGCGATTAGCGAGTAGGCTGCGGATTGGCTCGACCGGTGAGCAACGCGCCCACGCCACTGGAATAGGCGGGGGCCTTCTCCACCGGTACCCACGGCGTCGTGGGCCACCAGCGTACCGGCGCGCCGACTGTGGCCGGTTCTACCATCTCGCCCGGGCGGGGCGAGGCCACGCGTACCCCGGCGCGCTGCGCGGCCACGAGCACCCGCTCCATGGGTTCGGTCCAGCCGTGCAGCGCGAGGTCAAACATGCCCCAGTGCACCGGGAGCATGACCGCTCCCCGCACAAGTTGATGGGCCAGCACCGCCTGCTCGGGCCCCAGATGCACATCGGCCCAGAGCGCGTCGTAGGCGCCGGCCTCGATCATCGTGAGGTCGAACGGGCCGATTTTCTCGCCAATGGCGGTGAATTGGTCGTGTAGCGCCGTGTCGCCGCTGTAGAACACCCGGTGTGCGGGGCCGGAAATGGCCCATCCAGCCCACAACGTGCGTCCGGCATCCCCAAGGCCACGTCCGGAAAATGACGCGCTGGCGTGGCCGTGACGGTGAGCCCCTGCACCACCGTGTTGCCCCACCAGTCGAGTTCGGTAATCTGGCCCGCGGCGACGCCCCACGACTCCAGGTGCGCCCCAACCCCCAGCGGCACCACCCACCGCACGCCGCGGGCAGCGAGCGCTTTGACGGTGGACACATCGAGGTGGTCGTAGTGATCGTGCGAAATGATCACGGCGTCCACTGCGGGCAACTCGGCCAGCGGCAACAGCGGCGCGTAGAACCGCTGCGGGCCCATGAACGAAAACGGCGACGCCCGTTCACCCCACACCGGGTCGATGAGCACGCGGCGGCCATCGATCTCCAGCAGCAACGTGGAGTGACCCAGCCACGTGACGCGCAACCCTGACGCCGGGGCGGTGGTGTAGTCGGCGGCGCGGCGCACTTGCACCGGCACCGGCGTGGCAGGCGAGCGGTAGTCCGACCCGCCAAAGGCGAACGCCGAAATCGCGCGCAGCAGCGGCCCATCCTGCCGCGCCAGCACATTGCGAAACTGTCCGTCGCGCCATTGCGGGGACTGGGCAATGCGAGCCTGCCGTACTCCACTGGGCACCTCGCCCAGTGCCGGGCGTGCCAGCAGCCAGAGTGAGGTTGCAGCAGTGGCGAGCAGCGCCGCCAGGACGGCGACAGCGATGGCGATGCTCCGGATCAGACGGCGCGATCGTGGACGGTTTACGGCGGCGGCACGACGCATCAGAAGTGATGCGGTCAGTTACGGCGTCGCCACCGACATCGCAAAGGGCGCCGACAGTTTCGATTCACCCCACGACAGCTCAATGGCGCCGTGCGTTGCATCGATCGTGCGCACCGTAAAGGTGAGTTCCTCGGTGTGCCCCGCTGCCGCGGTGAATTGCACCGGCACGCGCCCCACGTCTTTCGCCGCCGAGTACTCCGTGCCCCATTGGCCGGTCTGCCTGTTCACAATGAGCACGGCGCCGGTGCGCGTGTGCTGCACGTATAGCGTGTAGCTGCCGGCAGGAAGCGTCAACGAACCGAGCGTGATCGTGCGCGACGTGAACAGGTGAGTGGCCTCGTTCGCGCCGGCGCGCCAGATGCTGTCGTACGGAACGAGCGACCCGCCCCACACCGTGCGGCCGCGCACTGAGGGACGGCCGTAGTCCACGAGCACCAGCCCGCCACGCGCGAATGCGCCGCGGGCGACATCGCGGCCGGAGAGCCCGCCCGTGGGCTTGAACGTGCGCGCAAGCGCATCAAGGTCCAGGGTCTTCGTCGAACGTTTGGCCACGACCTTGTTGGCCGCCAGTGAGCCGTCCACTACCTGCAGGCGGTCGTTGCTATCGAAACGCATCACCATGGCCGCCGCAGCACCGCGCAGACGGAGCGAGTCGCCGGCCATTGTCGAGAACCCGGTAAACCCGAGGTTTCCGTTGGGACCGAGCGCGGGCAGTGAGTCAGTGGACACACCGGCACGGCGCAATGCCGCGGTCACCTCGCTTGGCCCATGGACAAGCGGAAGGAAGGTGATCATTGCCTGACGCGCCGCATACGCACGACGCACGGTGCTGTCGGCAAAAACCAATTCCCGCACGACGGAGTCAGGGGTGACCGTGAAGCGCGTTTCACGCGCTATGCCGGGTATGGGCGAGCCGTTCGCATCGGTCACCTTAAGCGTGGCGTTTTCCGGTCGTCCGCTCTTGTTCACCGCGAGCGCGTATCGGAACCGCATGACCGAAGTCGGCATGCGGTACACCGTTTCTCCGGTGACCCCGGAAGCGGTCCGGGTGTACTGCTCGACAGCAAGGGTATCCGTGCCGAGCCGGTAGACGAACGACGCGGGCTGCGCAGTGAGCGTCGGCGCAGCGAACAGCGCGAACAACGTCAGCCGCGCCGCCCAGCTCATTTCTTCTCCATCGCATCCCGGACGTCGAGCAGGATCTCGAAGTACAGCTGCTCGCGGCGGTACGAAAAGTCGAGCGCGGCCATCTGCGCCGGATCGCCGGTTTCCTTGGCGCGATCGAACGCTTCGCGGTACATCTCTTCGAGGTTGGTCAGGATCCGTTCACGGCTACGCGACATACGAAGGGCCTCGAGGGCTTTGAAGGTCAGGCGGGGCACGACATCATCCCGGGTCTCGACACTTTCTTCCGTATCGAAGAACTTCGTCAGCCGCTCGAGTACAAGGCGGCGTCCGCGATCGGGAAGGTTCACAGGAGACAGGGAAGGACGACGGTGTGAAGCGCCAGGAGATTTTTGCCCGCGACGGGTACCGCTGTGCCTACTGCGGTCTCGTGCACGAACCCGATGCCCTGAGCGTAGACCACGTGCAACCCCGGATGCGGGGCGGCGATGGGTCTCCCGGCAACCTAGTAACGGCGTGCAGGGGCTGCAACACGATCAAGGGGGGTCGCCCGCTGGCCGCCTTCCTGGCCGAGGAGCCGGAGCGCCGCCGGAACTTCTTTGCCCTGGCGCGGTATGTATGGCCACGGCATTTGAAAGCGGTGGCGGAGGAGCTCGCGCGCCGGGGTGTGATAGACGCCCCAACGGAGCTCGTGGAGGGGATCCGGGGGCTGCGCAGCTCCGAGGCCATCGCTAAATTGCTGCAGCAGCAAGAAGGGCAACAAGACAACTCAGACTCCGAAGGGGAGTAGCCACGCGGGCGGTCCGGAAACGGCCACCGTTCGTGCGGCCGGATCGTCAAGACTGTCGCGGCAACGCGGCACGGTCCGGTCGGGTGATGTTCCATCAGGCGAGACCTTCACACGGTGACCCGCAGCCCGCTCAGCAGGCTGCGGCAAGCGCCGTGCGATGGCTCGTCTTTTTTGTGTCGTACCCCAGCACACTCAGCAGACTACGAGAGATAGAACGCGATGAACAACATCAAGGTGTTTGTGCTCATGGCCGGCCTCACGGGGCTGGTGATGGCCATTGGGCAGTGGCTTGGCGGCGGCACCGGCGCCATCATGGGGCTCCTCATGGCCGCCGGCATGAACCTGTTCATGTACTGGGGCTCTTCCAGCATGGTGCTGCGGTCGTACGGCGCCAAGGTGGTGTCCGCCCAGGACGCCCCCGACCTGTACGCCATGGTGGACCGTCTGCGTCAGCGGGCCGGGCTGCCCATGCCCGTGGTGGCCATTGCGCCGCACGATCAGCCCAACGCGTTTGCCACCGGCCGTAACCCGGAGAACTCGGTGGTGTGCGTGACCGAGGGGCTCATGCGCATGATGAACCGCGAGGAGTTGGAGGGGGTCATTGCCCACGAGCTCGCGCACATCAAGAACCGCGACATGCTGCTGCAAACCATCGCCGCCACGATGGCCGGCGCCATTGGCAACATCGCCCAGTTCGCGATGTTCTTTGGCGGCGGCGATGACGAGGACAGCGTGAACCCGGTGGCAGCCATTGCCATCATGATCATCGGCCCCATCATCGGCATGATGATTCAGTTCGCCATCAGCCGGCAGCGCGAGTTCAAGGCCGATGCGGTGGGCGCGGAAATCAGCGGCCGTCCGTTGGCGCTGGCCAGTGCGCTGGGGCGCCTGGAAATGAGTGCACGCCGCATTCCCATGCAGGTGTCACCCAGCTCAGCGTCGCTGGCCATTGTGAATCCGCTGGCCGCCTTCAGCATGCGGGGCGTGAGCAAGTGGTTCAGCACGCACCCGCCTACTGAAGAGCGTGTGGCCGCGCTGCAGCAGCTGGCGACACAAGGCTAATCGGTTGACGGAAAGTCAGTAGGCGCGGGAGCGCCGAGTCGGTGGAAGACATGTTCTTCCA contains the following coding sequences:
- a CDS encoding DUF2911 domain-containing protein produces the protein MSWAARLTLFALFAAPTLTAQPASFVYRLGTDTLAVEQYTRTASGVTGETVYRMPTSVMRFRYALAVNKSGRPENATLKVTDANGSPIPGIARETRFTVTPDSVVRELVFADSTVRRAYAARQAMITFLPLVHGPSEVTAALRRAGVSTDSLPALGPNGNLGFTGFSTMAGDSLRLRGAAAAMVMRFDSNDRLQVVDGSLAANKVVAKRSTKTLDLDALARTFKPTGGLSGRDVARGAFARGGLVLVDYGRPSVRGRTVWGGSLVPYDSIWRAGANEATHLFTSRTITLGSLTLPAGSYTLYVQHTRTGAVLIVNRQTGQWGTEYSAAKDVGRVPVQFTAAAGHTEELTFTVRTIDATHGAIELSWGESKLSAPFAMSVATP
- a CDS encoding HNH endonuclease is translated as MKRQEIFARDGYRCAYCGLVHEPDALSVDHVQPRMRGGDGSPGNLVTACRGCNTIKGGRPLAAFLAEEPERRRNFFALARYVWPRHLKAVAEELARRGVIDAPTELVEGIRGLRSSEAIAKLLQQQEGQQDNSDSEGE
- a CDS encoding zinc metalloprotease HtpX — its product is MNNIKVFVLMAGLTGLVMAIGQWLGGGTGAIMGLLMAAGMNLFMYWGSSSMVLRSYGAKVVSAQDAPDLYAMVDRLRQRAGLPMPVVAIAPHDQPNAFATGRNPENSVVCVTEGLMRMMNREELEGVIAHELAHIKNRDMLLQTIAATMAGAIGNIAQFAMFFGGGDDEDSVNPVAAIAIMIIGPIIGMMIQFAISRQREFKADAVGAEISGRPLALASALGRLEMSARRIPMQVSPSSASLAIVNPLAAFSMRGVSKWFSTHPPTEERVAALQQLATQG